The genomic window tttcaggagtgttgcagattgtctgagACGtcatgcgttaaggcaaattagtagcgttttcaattagcaaccattgtgctattttgaagccgtgcgaaatggccctctttCTCCGCCAGCGTTCCTCACCTACTTCCGGTTCTTGCTGAGGAGCAATGAAAACGCCACAAACTTTCCTCCCCCCAACCTCGAGCCTGCCAGTCAAccggacaaccaatcagcctTGGCTTGCCTAGCAACGCAAAGCCCGCCTCcacccctcctttttctttttaaaaacacagaattaATTGTTGCAACGCAATTTTATTTGTTCACAGAGGCGTTGGTTTACTGTCACAGCTGTCTtcaagttttgatagtttcatagtGCAAACTTATATGTAGAGACTGCAGCCTGTTGGACTTGCCCTGTGCTTAGCTGGTAAGGAGTTGATTCCATAAAAATTAATCAATCTGGCCTTTGTGAGTGGGGCAAGGAACAGGGTGCAAATCTCCGCAAATAgcagccccttctcagaagcaaagaggtaatgctttggggccaaaagatttgtcagtgatttacaacaacaacaacaacaaaaacacaaggGCGACAGAGTCTGTGAGAGAAggaattttattttggagggagggagtgtgtatgtgtgtgtgtggagggggggggaccagactggaaagaagtaaaaacaaaaaacatttttgccttggagagttgattccaactgaggtctttgcccttccctggcagtgaACTTGTCTGGATCTGCCAACCTCAGCCccgcccccccatccccttccagcagcctGTCAACCCAGGGGGTGGGGGTAACCTGTAGTTTCctgccattcacaaacaaaaaacaaggggGGGTATTTTGCTGGAGATCTACATGCGccccccaatgaaaaagaacacaaaataaaatgtgacacacGCACTCAAATAAAgagcaagggagaggaagggaaaggcatttgtaaaccactttgggacttcagctagtgaaaagtgaggtataaagtaaacagctcttcttcttcttcttcttcttcttcttcttcttcttcttcttcttcttcttcttcttcttctttgaaaataGGCTTCTCAAATAGAGCATCTAAAATGAAAGGAGCATCCAAAATAGACTTATAAGgaacagaaagaaaataaaactgaGCACAGCCTAAAAATATCAACCAGACCAACACTGGAAACCAAAGTCCTTACTTATATATCATTATCTACTGCTCTATCGAAATCAAAGGGAACATATGTAGTCTGACCagttctgaaggggggggagagattcccTTGGCATATATCCATAGGGACACATTTCTTCTACTGAAGCAGCTAGAAAGATCATCCATTAGCAAAGCACACACGTTTGTGTGAAAGGGGACACGCACTTTGTGCACTGAAGAAGAACTTCTTAGTAGGGTGGGCCTCGTGAGTTTTTCAGTGTCCTTCTTGCAGAACaggctttcctctccttacatGTTTTTGGGGGGCTTCCCTCCGGCAGCATTTAAAGTGACGTAGCATCTGGACCCATGCCTCTTTTAGTTTGGGGTTAAGGAATATCAGGATAATGGCATGCCCAGCGGGATAAACAGCAGCTGCGTTATCAACCAAGACCATTAGCTGACTGGAACCCTTGTTCTTCCATATTAGGATCCCTTGTACAATGAGTGCTACAAAACTGAAGAGGTACAGAACCGAGAAGGAAGCCAGAGCTTTAATGGCAGTCCAGTGAACCTGAGTGTTGAAATCCTGGATGCTGGTTCCATTGTGTTGCAAGCATCTCACGTGCTTCCCCAGAGAGATGATGAGCAAGATGGACGATGCCAAAAATATCAGCAAGGGAATGACGTTTGGGAGATTTGCTAGAATATCAAAATACCCACAGGAGTCGGGCACTGGAATTTCAGAATCATTGATCCTCAAAGGTGAACTGTAGAAATCGCACTTGGGCAAGTCGTTTCTGAAGCTTGCCACTAAAAGAATAGTCATGCCGGCAGAGAGAACGGCTGAGCCGAGGAGCAGCCACGGCACCAGTCCAGAGATCCTTTGCTTCACATGGAGGAAAACGGGGTGGGAGAAGACGGCGATCTTTGCAAAGTAGAACACACTGAGCCAGGTGGCAAACCAAATGTTGGTGGAGCTTATAAATATCCACAAGACGGAAATAGTCAGATTTACGTTCCCACTAGGACCGCTCAGAGAAACGATATCCAAAATTTCATCCAGGATCACGACGGTCTGCCAGGCAAGTCTGGACAAGCCAAGGCAGGTCAGGATCAGGTCATTTGGGGATAGTTTTCTGCTTTGGAACCAGCTGATATAATTGACGAGGACAATAAATCCGTTTGCTAGTGTTCCGAGGAGGGTTTCCATCACCAGAAGGGCAAAACTGATACTCATGAACAAGGTCGCCATCTTTCTGAACACAAAAGAACAGTGTAACGTCCTGTAATGTCCACACTTTCCCCAGTGTTATCCTTTCAGCGATATTCACCTGACACTGCCCAGTGCTACGGACTCAGAGCTCAAACTGAAAAACATCTGGAGAGGCGGGAACTGTTTTATTGCGTGGACTCTGTCGAGATGCAAATCTGACCAGATAATACAGATTCTGTACCCTGTTCTCTTATTTCCTATTTGCACATTCCGCAGAGAGACTATATACTACCTTTGCATATGTCTTTACAAATGAGTCTGTACTATTTAGGGATTTGTTcactttaacatatttatatagCCCTTATTACTAATACCCCGTATTACGAATAATTCTAATTTCTCTGCATTCTgagccagcagccatttcctgggCTTCTTCTAGGGCAGCCCAACATAGAGGGCATTGCAGGAAACCAGCCAAGCTACAAAAACAGAGATTATGGTGGAAATGTCAAGGAAAGGAGGACACTGATACTCTAAATGGAGCTGACATAAGCAAGTAGCAAAATTGGGTTTATGTGGATCTCCAAGCTCTTGTTCTGCATCTGCCACTGCAAAGTGATCCAGACACTTGAAAGTATCAACATTCTTGaccaacattatttatttatttattatttaatttatatgccaccttcccGGACTGGCTCAGGGCAACATACAACAATATTCATACACATAATTAGCAAGGATAACATTAAAACCGTAAAACCTTTAAAACTCATCTCAGtacaaaacattaaaactttAACAGTGCAGTCTCCTTTTGGTGTAGTCTGTTGGTAGGTTCTTCATGGGAGGTTTCCTTTGGGGGGCCCACTTGGTGTTGTAGGCCACTGGttccaaccaaaaacctggtggaagagctctgttttgcaggccctgtagaactagGACAGCTCtcacagggccttgatctctttggggagttcattccaccaggtaggggccaggatggagaacatccgggccttggttgaggtcagatgtactTCCTTGTGGTCAGGGATTACCAATTGGTTGAAATTTGTAGggtgtaatgctctttgggggacataggcggagaggcagtccctcaggtacactaggcccaaACTGAGAATATTTATTTTGTATGGATTCAGCTTCATTGCCTTAGTCTCATGACCACAGCCTTAGAATGCTGCTTCAGTGAAGGGACAGCTGCATCTGAAGGCTTTGATAATGAAATGCAGAACTGGTTTTCACCTCCATGTGGATGACATCCAACCCCAGGACAAATTCCAATGAGCTCCTTCTGCTCCTCTGCTCAGACCAAATCAGTGAACCAACTTATCAGCCATTCCAGCCAATACAAATTATATAGGTCTAATGGAGAAATCCCCAACCTGTTTTGATACTGTGGACACCTTTGGCGTTTTAACACAGTGTGGTTggaacagccacaaaatgggtctcacaaaagggctgccacagggggcaaggtcagccacaaaatggctaccagggTTGTGCAATTCTGTCCGAATTGGCCCGAACGGCTCTGAAGTGGCTCCGATCCAGAAACAGATTGCTTCGAAGCAGTCTGAACCACATGACTCATTAAAAAACAAGAGCTGGAGCAGTCCAGTGCTTTGGCGCCCATTAAAGTCCATGGCAtcattgactttaataggaattttggcttttccgcCTTTCTTGGGGCCTGGAGGAGGGGgttaagttacagcctccaaactttcaaggGAGCTCCagaaggctcttccctgactcgtgtccaaatttcaaaaagtttGGACCAAGCGATCCAATTATAGGGGCTCCCAAAGCTTCTAGTAACCAAATGTCATAATTCTATGGATGCCATGGATCAAATTTCTACCTAATGCCACAGCTCCTGGCTTTGCCCCTTCCACagttggtcccgcccctggccgtcaatcaaacgaacagccaatcatgctccggaaaagccacTTATACACTGCAGAAAACTGCAGAAAACTGGATCATGcaaaaatagattaaacaatTGGCGAGTTAAAATACATGCCTGTTTAACTCCAATATCGATGAGTATTTTCTTAGTTAAGTTGCCAGAAGTTAGTTAGATCTGACAGTTATTCGCTAAATGCAAATTTCTTAAGAGAAATAAAAGACGAGGATTGATCTGGAGTTCTGCATGTTTGTCCCACAGTTTATCTCTGGGGATGGAATTAAAGGCCATCTTTAGATCTATGAATGCAGCCAAGAGTTTTGAGGTAAGGTAACTCCAATGTACGCTGCGGGAATCTGTGAGATATGCCAGGAGAAGGACTGGTTGGCTCCCTGAGCACTTTCACTCCctccttaggactgcactgtagcTAAATCAACAGAAAGGCTTTCCCCTAAAAATCACAATATATAGTCCATAATGGAGGTTAGCAAACAGGACATTTAAAGAAGATGATGTTTTtactcctttccctttctctccccacaatagttaccctgtgaggtaggtggggcagagagagttctgagagaactggcctgcaagaacagctctaagaaaactgtgactagcccaaggtcacccagctggctgaatgtggaggcgtagggatttgaacccagtctTCCAGATGACAAGCCGCCGCTCGTAACCACTACCCAACATCTCTTAAATCAACAAATGCCACCAGGATAGCTCATCAGCATTTGTGAAAACAGATGCAAAGATCATATTTATGATCTATGTACAGTGTGCAAATATGACATCCTAGAACAGGACATAGATTTAGCAATATGATCTTTTCCAGGAAGATTTGCATCTTAACAGAGCTCACACATGGAAATACCTCCGGCCTCCCTGATGGCTTCGTCTTCATAAAAGGAAGGTGTGCTGGTGATGGAAAGCAGAAGAAACTCTTATCACAACACAAGAAACTCTTCGTTTGTGCTCAGAAAGATGGTCACCTGGTTGACAATAACCGGCTTTGTGCTGCTCATTATGGAAACCATCTTTGGAATGGTGGCAAATGGATTTATTGTCCTCATCTGCTGTATCGACTGGTTCAGAAGCAGGAAGCTAGCCCCGACCGACTTGATCCTGATCTGTCTTGCCTCCTCCAGGCTCCTGTGGCAGGCAGTCATAATCCTGCATGTGACTATGCTTTCCTTCTTTTTGCACACCTATATATTGAAACGGATACAAGCAATAATGATGATTGTGTGGTTCTTCGCAGACACCATCAGTCTTTGGTTCGCCGCCTGTCTCAGCGTTTGGTACTTAATAAAGATCgccatcttctcccacccaaTTTTCCTCCAAGTGAAGCAAAAATTATCTGGGTTGGTCCCGGAGCTGCTTCTCACCTCAGCGGTTATCTCCATGGTCATGACTATTATTAAGACTATTATTGTCTTCACAGGATCCTGGACTGCCTCAGGCATTTGTGATCCCTACAAAGCCCTTTTAAATAATAGCCGTGATCCAGGAGTTAAGAAACCTCACTCTTGTACGGACCTTGCCATTTCAGCTATTGTTTCAAATGTCATCCCTTCCGTGATATTTTTGTCCTCCACCTTCTTGTTAATCATCTCTCTGTGGAAGCACACGAGACGTTTGCAACACAGTGGAGTTGGAGTCCGGGATCTCAACACCAATGCCCACTTGAGTGCCATCAAAGCTATGGCTTCCTTTACTGTTTTGTACCTCTTCACTTTTGTAGTCATCAATGTACAGGCCATGCTGGCTTGGGAAAGTCATGGTCTTTCTTGGTCATCAGTACTTTTCTTCAATGTCGCTGTTGTGTATCCTGCTGGGCATGCTGTTATCCTGATATTAATTAATCCCAAACTGAGACAGGCATGGGTCAGAATGGTCCATCACTTAAAATGCCGTCTGCGTGAAGTACCATCTTAAAACCTGCCAAAAGTACTAAGGGTGAGGAC from Paroedura picta isolate Pp20150507F chromosome 7, Ppicta_v3.0, whole genome shotgun sequence includes these protein-coding regions:
- the LOC143841941 gene encoding taste receptor type 2 member 3-like, whose product is MATLFMSISFALLVMETLLGTLANGFIVLVNYISWFQSRKLSPNDLILTCLGLSRLAWQTVVILDEILDIVSLSGPSGNVNLTISVLWIFISSTNIWFATWLSVFYFAKIAVFSHPVFLHVKQRISGLVPWLLLGSAVLSAGMTILLVASFRNDLPKCDFYSSPLRINDSEIPVPDSCGYFDILANLPNVIPLLIFLASSILLIISLGKHVRCLQHNGTSIQDFNTQVHWTAIKALASFSVLYLFSFVALIVQGILIWKNKGSSQLMVLVDNAAAVYPAGHAIILIFLNPKLKEAWVQMLRHFKCCRREAPQKHVRRGKPVLQEGH